Within Dehalococcoidia bacterium, the genomic segment TGGTCTGCGTGACCTGCCAGCCCTGCTGGTCGCCACCGATGAGGTGGTCGCCGGGGATCCTGACATTGTCGAAGAAGAAGACGCTCTGGTCGTCGCCGGAGAGCAGGTTCATGCGCTCCTGCGAAAGGCCGTCTGCCGGGAACGGCACCATGAAGTAGCCGAGGTTGCGGTGCCTGGGCGCGTCCGGGTCGGTCATGAACGGGCCGAACAGGTAGTCAGGCGACTCGACGCCGCTGATCCAGATCTTCTGCCCATTGAGAATGAAGTCGTCGCCGTCGCGGACGGCGCGGCTCTGCAACGAGGCGAGGTCGGAGCCTGCGTTGGGCTCTGAGAAGTTCTGGAACGCGATCTTCTCTGCGCTGAGCAGCGGCTTGAGGAACTTCTCCTTCTGGGGCTCATCGGCCCAGACGAGGAGCGTCGGGAAGACCAGGCTGTTGGTGAAGCCGGGGACGACGCGCGCCCGTCGGAACTCCTCCTGGAGGATGGTCTCGTGCTCGCCGGAGAGGCCGCCTCCGCCGTACTCCTTGGGGTACGTCGGGTAGAGCCAGCCCTTGTCGGCCAGCACCATGTGCATGTCCCGCCACCACGCGTATTGCTCGTCGGAGAGCTCGTTCCGGTCGACGGGGGCTCTCATGTCATCGGGAATGTTCTCTTCCAACCACGTCCTGACTTCCTTGCGGAATTCTTCCTGGTCTTCTGAGTACTGATAGGCAAAATCCATGCGTTACCCTCCGGGCGCAACTTGTCTCAGTCTTGGACATTATTCAAGCAGTGAGCACAATGGTAGGGGGAGTGCCTGTGTGTGTCAACAGTTTGGGGGGATCGCCTACTCCGCGAACGGGTTGACGATCTCAAGGCTGTCGATTTGAGGGTAGGCACTGAAGTCTTCAGTGTACAGTCGCTCAACGCCCACATGGAGGCAAGCAGCGACGATCATACTGTCCCAGAAGGACAGGCTGTAGCGGCCCCACAGGTTCTCGGCAATCTCCGTAATAGACCAGTGGGGAAGCTCCAAACGCCATGAACGCATCAGGCCTCGTATGTCCGCCAACGCATCAGTACGGTCGAATCCGAACTGACTCAGCTTTCTGCTTGCTGAAAGATATTCACAGGCCACCTGCCATAGCAAGATTCCGTCCGTTAGAGACGAAACCACTGCATGGGCCATTGCCTGCTTGTCTGGGTACCGTGGATCGTGTACATACACCAGAACGTTCGTATCAACGGCGTTCATGTAGCTCGTCCCTAGTCAGAGAAGGTGCATCTGGACTGAACTGATTCTGCCTCATACGGTCAGCTACAGCCTTGAGGTTTCGTTTTCGCTCCTCGGGATCTTCGATAAACGCAGGTATGGCCTCACCCAGCAACTCTCTAATCTCGACGGTCGCTCCTTCAGGAAGATCGCAGGGCTCGTCGGGGTAGAACACTCCGTCCCTGTATGTGGCTGTAATCGTACGCTTCATGAGAAACCTCCGATCAAGGGTGGCTGCATAAAGTGTACATGAGGAAGAACCTGCGTTAGTACAGACTGCTGTAGACTCCGAATGCTTGGCAACAACGTTGGAAAAGGGTCTTTGCTACAATCCGCCCAATATGCCGGGTTGGGAGTCCGAATATGCCACTCGAAAGCCTGCTGCAACTGGTTGAAACGCTCAGAGAGCGCATTAGCTCTCATCATGCCGCTCTTAGCCAGAGTGAAGCATTCACCCGGTACACACTCATTGATCCCCTTCTGAGAGAACTGGGCTGGGATACCGAAGATCCTAGTATGGTAGTGCCAGAGTATCGGGTGCCGAATAACCAGATCGCGGACTACGTTCTCTTCAACGATGGAAACCCTGCAATAGTGGTTGAGTCCAAGAAGCTGGATGAGTCTCTGCGGGGCGGAAGGGCTCTAGATCAGGGAATACTGTATTGTGCCCATACGCAAGCGAGCTACTTCCTCTTGACCGACGGCAACCGCTGGGAGCTGTTTGATTCAGGCAGCACCATCCCCAGAACGACCTTCTCCCTATCGGACGATCCGCCTTCCCGGTCTTGTCTGAGGGCGCTGGCATTGTGGCGTTCGAGCGTGCAATCTGGAACCGTCACCCAAGGTGCTTCGCCGATACTTGCTCAAGCGATCCAAGTTGACAGCAGTCCAGCACCCATACCCATACCAGTGGCCAAGACGACTCCACCTGTTGTGCATCATAGCGAAGTCTTAAACCAGCAAGGTTGGCAAAGTCTATCGGACGTTTCTTGGGTCAAAGGGCATCCCACTCCTGCGGAGATCCGCTTCCCTGACAATTCCAGCGTCACCATCAGTTCTTGGAATCGGCTTATGACCGAACCCGTCCGGTGGCTGACGAATGGCAACCTCCTGACGAAAGCTCATTGTCCAATTAGATCAAGTCCATCGGCTAAGCGGTATCTAGTAGCGGCAGAGGCAATTCACGAAACTGGTAAGCCAATGGTGTATCCGGTAATAGTGAACCAACTTCATGTCGAATTGAATTTCAGTGCCAGGGACTGCCTGAGGCACGCCAAGACCATCATCCAACACGTCGGCCAAGACCCGGCGGACTTCAAGGTGCGGTTCGCCTAACCTGGTCGTAACTGTTCTTCGAGCCAGTGGTAAGCGATCTGTCAGATTCATAGACCACCCTCCCTTCCCGCAGGGCGGGCTTGATTACCAGAGCATGGCTATCGCCGAATCGCTCGACATCCTGAGGGGATACGACGACCGCATCGACTGCGGCCCCGACGCCTTGCAAATTCCGATAGATGCTGCGCATGAGTTCAAGAGTCCTGCCGTCCCTGATGACGAGCAGGTCGATGTCATTGGCAACGTGGAGCCCATCCCGGGCGGCGGACCCGAAGAGAATTATCTTCTCAGGTTGGACCGCATCAACGACGCGCCGGATTATATCGTCCAAAGTCTTCTGATCGATCATTGGCCAGGACTCAGATATGAGAGAACTCTATCCTGAAGGTGTGGCCTCCAGTTTACACGACGGGATTACTCATCCCAGTACGCGGTCGGCGTCTTCGGCGTTGTCGTCTTCGGGGCGCATGAGGTCGTTGGCGCGGTCGATGGCTTCGGTGATGGCGGTGACATCGGCAACGTCGGTGTCGTAGGTGACTGTTGCCATGCGGTCGCTGAGGTCGAAGGTCACTTCGATGATTCCTTCCAAGACGTTCACCTCACGGGTGACGTAGTCCGCTCAGCCGTCTCAAAATGCGTTGGGGACGGATCGGGTCAGTACCTGGTTGGCCATGGGTGTTTGCCTCCTGGAGTTTCGGGTGCATGTTAATCGCGTAACCGGGGGCTCACAAGGCGAGACGGCCTCGACGATAGCTGGGTAAGGAGTATTCACCCTCACCCCAGCCCTCTCCCCCGTATCGGGTACGGGGCAGGCTCTGAGGGAGAGGGGGCCTGTTGGCTGGTACTGATGCCTGTCCGTGTACCCTTACATCTCCTCTCTCGGGGAGAGGGGACTCTATCCTACCTAGTAGCCCTCGCCCCCG encodes:
- a CDS encoding acyl-CoA dehydrogenase family protein; the protein is MDFAYQYSEDQEEFRKEVRTWLEENIPDDMRAPVDRNELSDEQYAWWRDMHMVLADKGWLYPTYPKEYGGGGLSGEHETILQEEFRRARVVPGFTNSLVFPTLLVWADEPQKEKFLKPLLSAEKIAFQNFSEPNAGSDLASLQSRAVRDGDDFILNGQKIWISGVESPDYLFGPFMTDPDAPRHRNLGYFMVPFPADGLSQERMNLLSGDDQSVFFFDNVRIPGDHLIGGDQQGWQVTQTTLEVEHGGRGQAFPRDESLDNLMHYVRNSEREGEALGSDPIIQQEAASAYIDSHVHSLMNLRNYGMYQSRQEMTYQGSQTSMFGKLYRITNADRSRDIMGMYSLCGTEEPRAPYGGEPEVYQRGSLVGAHPAGTVEIQKVIIARRIGISRTRERAAATPSTAGVGGV
- a CDS encoding PIN domain-containing protein, with the translated sequence MNAVDTNVLVYVHDPRYPDKQAMAHAVVSSLTDGILLWQVACEYLSASRKLSQFGFDRTDALADIRGLMRSWRLELPHWSITEIAENLWGRYSLSFWDSMIVAACLHVGVERLYTEDFSAYPQIDSLEIVNPFAE
- a CDS encoding antitoxin family protein encodes the protein MKRTITATYRDGVFYPDEPCDLPEGATVEIRELLGEAIPAFIEDPEERKRNLKAVADRMRQNQFSPDAPSLTRDELHERR
- a CDS encoding type I restriction enzyme HsdR N-terminal domain-containing protein codes for the protein MPLESLLQLVETLRERISSHHAALSQSEAFTRYTLIDPLLRELGWDTEDPSMVVPEYRVPNNQIADYVLFNDGNPAIVVESKKLDESLRGGRALDQGILYCAHTQASYFLLTDGNRWELFDSGSTIPRTTFSLSDDPPSRSCLRALALWRSSVQSGTVTQGASPILAQAIQVDSSPAPIPIPVAKTTPPVVHHSEVLNQQGWQSLSDVSWVKGHPTPAEIRFPDNSSVTISSWNRLMTEPVRWLTNGNLLTKAHCPIRSSPSAKRYLVAAEAIHETGKPMVYPVIVNQLHVELNFSARDCLRHAKTIIQHVGQDPADFKVRFA
- a CDS encoding nucleotidyltransferase domain-containing protein; this translates as MIDQKTLDDIIRRVVDAVQPEKIILFGSAARDGLHVANDIDLLVIRDGRTLELMRSIYRNLQGVGAAVDAVVVSPQDVERFGDSHALVIKPALREGRVVYESDRSLTTGSKNSYDQVRRTAP
- a CDS encoding heavy-metal-associated domain-containing protein, which codes for MEGIIEVTFDLSDRMATVTYDTDVADVTAITEAIDRANDLMRPEDDNAEDADRVLG